One window of Burkholderia vietnamiensis LMG 10929 genomic DNA carries:
- the prmA gene encoding 50S ribosomal protein L11 methyltransferase gives MSYRELVVELAREHAEALSDALLDLGALSVSVEDADADTPDEQPLFGEPGLVPERTAWQHSRVVALLSPDLEPAVLLAAAANEIGIADTPKFDVREVEEQDWVRLTQSQFEPIPIGERIWVVPSWHDAPDPDALILELDPGLAFGTGSHPTTRLCMEWLEQTVKPGQSVLDYGCGSGILAILARKCGADPVIGIDIDPQAVESARQNSERNHADVTYGLPDACPDGEFDIVVANILSNPLKLMASMLASKVKPGGRIALSGVLARQADEVAAVYARYVDISVWREHEGWVCLAGTRRESH, from the coding sequence ATGAGCTATCGCGAACTCGTCGTCGAACTGGCCCGCGAGCATGCGGAGGCGTTGTCCGACGCACTGCTCGACCTCGGCGCGCTGTCGGTGTCCGTCGAGGACGCCGACGCCGACACGCCCGACGAGCAGCCGCTCTTCGGCGAGCCCGGCCTGGTTCCGGAGCGCACCGCGTGGCAGCACTCGCGCGTGGTCGCGCTGCTGTCGCCCGATCTCGAACCGGCCGTGCTGCTCGCGGCGGCCGCGAACGAGATCGGCATTGCCGATACGCCGAAGTTCGACGTGCGTGAAGTCGAGGAGCAGGACTGGGTGCGGCTCACGCAGTCGCAGTTCGAGCCGATCCCGATCGGCGAACGGATCTGGGTCGTGCCGTCGTGGCACGATGCGCCCGATCCGGATGCGCTGATCCTCGAGCTCGATCCGGGCCTCGCGTTCGGCACCGGCAGCCACCCGACCACGCGCCTGTGCATGGAATGGCTCGAGCAGACGGTGAAGCCCGGCCAGTCGGTGCTCGACTACGGTTGCGGCTCGGGCATCCTCGCGATCCTCGCGCGCAAGTGCGGCGCGGACCCGGTGATCGGCATCGACATCGATCCGCAGGCGGTCGAATCGGCGCGGCAGAACAGCGAACGCAACCATGCGGACGTCACGTACGGGCTACCCGACGCGTGCCCGGACGGGGAATTCGACATCGTCGTCGCGAACATTCTGTCGAATCCGTTGAAGCTGATGGCATCGATGCTGGCGTCGAAGGTGAAGCCGGGCGGCCGCATCGCGCTGTCGGGCGTGCTCGCGCGCCAGGCGGACGAAGTCGCGGCGGTGTACGCGCGCTACGTCGACATCTCGGTATGGCGCGAGCACGAAGGTTGGGTTTGCCTCGCCGGAACGCGGCGGGAAAGCCATTAG
- the mpl gene encoding UDP-N-acetylmuramate:L-alanyl-gamma-D-glutamyl-meso-diaminopimelate ligase produces the protein MHIHILGICGTFMGGLAVLAREAGHTVTGCDAGVYPPMSTQLEAQGITLIEGYGAEQIDLKPDLFVIGNVVTRGNPLMEAILDRGLPYVSGPQWLGEHVLAGKWVLAVAGTHGKTTTSSMLAWLLEDAGLNPGFLIGGVPLNFGVSARLTDSSFFVIEADEYDTAFFDKRSKFVHYRPRTAVLNNLEYDHADIFPDLAAIETQFHHLVRTVPRVGRIVTNGRSDALERVLARGCWSEVERFGVDGGWQALPAEDGVPVDERFAVYSQAQRVGEVAWQVQGDHNRMNALAAIAAARHVGVPPAQAAASLASFRNVKRRMEVRGSVDGVTVYDDFAHHPTAIETTIAGLRARIGREHSRILAVLEPRSNTMKLGVMKAQLPASLADADLVFGYGAPSGRDALGWNLGDALAPLGAKAHAFDDLHLLVKAVAAAARPGDHVLVMSNGGFGGVHQQLLDALGSRA, from the coding sequence ATGCACATCCACATTCTTGGCATCTGCGGCACCTTCATGGGCGGTCTCGCCGTGCTCGCGCGCGAGGCGGGCCACACGGTGACGGGTTGCGACGCGGGCGTCTATCCGCCGATGAGCACGCAGCTCGAGGCGCAGGGCATCACGCTGATCGAAGGCTACGGCGCCGAGCAGATCGACCTCAAACCCGACCTGTTCGTGATCGGCAACGTCGTCACGCGCGGCAATCCGCTGATGGAGGCGATCCTCGATCGCGGCCTGCCTTACGTGTCCGGCCCGCAATGGCTCGGCGAACACGTGCTGGCCGGCAAATGGGTGCTCGCGGTCGCGGGCACGCACGGCAAGACGACCACCTCGTCGATGCTCGCGTGGCTGCTGGAAGACGCCGGCCTGAATCCGGGCTTCCTGATCGGCGGCGTGCCGCTGAACTTCGGCGTGTCGGCGCGGCTGACCGATTCGAGCTTCTTCGTGATCGAAGCCGACGAATACGATACGGCGTTCTTCGACAAGCGCTCGAAGTTCGTCCACTACCGGCCGCGCACGGCCGTCCTGAACAATCTCGAATACGATCACGCCGACATCTTCCCGGATCTCGCCGCGATCGAAACGCAATTCCACCATCTCGTGCGCACGGTGCCGCGGGTCGGCCGGATCGTCACGAACGGCCGTTCCGACGCGCTGGAGCGCGTGCTGGCGCGCGGCTGCTGGAGCGAAGTCGAGCGTTTCGGCGTCGACGGCGGCTGGCAGGCGCTGCCGGCCGAGGACGGCGTGCCGGTGGACGAGCGCTTCGCGGTGTATTCGCAGGCCCAGCGCGTCGGCGAAGTCGCGTGGCAGGTGCAGGGCGACCACAACCGGATGAACGCGCTGGCCGCGATCGCGGCCGCGCGCCATGTCGGCGTGCCGCCCGCGCAGGCGGCCGCCTCGCTCGCATCGTTCCGTAACGTGAAGCGGCGCATGGAAGTGCGCGGCAGCGTCGACGGCGTGACCGTCTACGACGACTTCGCGCACCATCCGACCGCGATCGAAACCACGATCGCCGGCCTTCGTGCGCGCATCGGCCGAGAACATTCCCGCATCCTCGCGGTGCTGGAGCCGCGTTCGAACACGATGAAGCTCGGCGTGATGAAGGCGCAGCTGCCGGCCAGCCTCGCCGATGCCGACCTCGTGTTCGGCTACGGCGCGCCGAGCGGGCGCGACGCGCTCGGCTGGAACCTCGGCGACGCACTGGCGCCGCTCGGTGCGAAGGCGCACGCGTTCGACGACCTGCATCTGTTGGTGAAGGCCGTCGCCGCCGCCGCCCGCCCGGGCGACCACGTGCTGGTGATGAGCAACGGCGGCTTCGGCGGCGTGCACCAGCAGCTGCTCGACGCGCTCGGGAGCCGCGCGTGA
- the accB gene encoding acetyl-CoA carboxylase biotin carboxyl carrier protein has translation MDLRKLKTLIDLVSESGISELEVTEGEGKVRIVKNAPPVYVQPTGGFAPQVSAPAPSVALPAEGAAAAPAAGAAAPAVPQGHVVTSPMVGTFYRAPSPGADPFAQVGDTVKEGQTLCIIEAMKLLNEIESDKAGVIKEILVENGQAVEYGQPLFVIG, from the coding sequence ATGGATCTTCGTAAGCTGAAAACTCTGATCGACCTCGTCTCCGAATCCGGCATCTCCGAGCTGGAAGTGACGGAAGGCGAAGGCAAGGTGCGTATCGTCAAGAACGCGCCGCCGGTCTATGTCCAGCCGACGGGCGGATTTGCCCCGCAGGTCAGCGCCCCGGCCCCGTCGGTCGCGCTGCCGGCCGAAGGTGCGGCAGCCGCACCGGCCGCAGGCGCCGCGGCGCCCGCCGTGCCGCAAGGCCACGTCGTGACGTCGCCGATGGTCGGTACGTTCTATCGCGCGCCGTCGCCGGGCGCGGATCCGTTCGCGCAGGTCGGCGACACGGTCAAGGAAGGCCAGACGCTGTGCATCATCGAAGCGATGAAGCTGCTGAACGAGATCGAGTCGGACAAGGCCGGCGTGATCAAGGAAATCCTCGTCGAGAACGGCCAGGCCGTCGAATACGGCCAGCCGCTTTTCGTGATCGGCTAA
- the aroQ gene encoding type II 3-dehydroquinate dehydratase, producing MTRLLVLHGPNLNLLGTREPEVYGRVTLAQIDQALAARAQAAGAELSSFQSNHEGALVDRIQAAREEQTDFILINPAAYTHTSVAIRDAIAGVGIPFVEIHLSNVHRREAFRHHSYFSDQAEGVICGLGWKGYLYALEYALDKLQGASRG from the coding sequence ATGACACGATTGCTGGTGCTGCACGGCCCCAACCTGAACCTTCTCGGCACCCGGGAACCGGAGGTGTACGGCCGCGTCACGCTCGCGCAGATCGATCAGGCGCTTGCCGCGCGGGCGCAGGCTGCCGGCGCCGAACTGTCGTCGTTCCAGAGCAACCACGAAGGCGCGCTCGTCGACCGCATCCAGGCCGCGCGGGAGGAACAGACCGATTTCATCCTGATCAATCCGGCCGCGTACACGCATACGAGCGTCGCGATCCGGGACGCGATCGCCGGCGTTGGCATCCCGTTCGTCGAAATTCATTTGTCGAACGTGCACCGCCGCGAAGCGTTCAGGCACCACTCCTACTTTTCCGACCAGGCCGAAGGCGTGATCTGCGGGCTCGGCTGGAAAGGTTATCTGTACGCGCTCGAATACGCGCTCGACAAGCTGCAAGGCGCGTCGCGCGGCTGA
- a CDS encoding YqiA/YcfP family alpha/beta fold hydrolase yields the protein MILYLHGFRSSPESQKSRLLAARMAALGRTAEWRCPSLAVSPLEAIAVAEAAVAGAQDVTVIGSSLGGYYATWLAERHGWKAVLLNPAIVPQRDLEQYLGEQPLWHGGGSIVVERRHLQELDALRVPAISRPERYYLFAATGDEVLDYREMLAHYPGAKTRVIEGSDHGISEFADYVDDVLAFCDQKTS from the coding sequence GTGATCCTGTACCTGCACGGCTTCCGCTCGTCGCCGGAGTCGCAGAAGTCGCGGCTGCTGGCCGCGCGCATGGCGGCGCTGGGCCGCACGGCGGAGTGGCGCTGTCCGTCGCTGGCGGTGTCGCCGCTCGAGGCGATCGCCGTCGCCGAGGCCGCGGTGGCCGGCGCGCAGGACGTGACGGTGATCGGCAGCTCGCTCGGCGGCTACTACGCGACCTGGCTCGCCGAACGGCACGGCTGGAAGGCGGTGCTGCTGAACCCGGCGATCGTCCCGCAACGCGATCTCGAACAGTATCTCGGCGAGCAGCCGTTGTGGCACGGCGGCGGGTCGATCGTCGTCGAGCGCCGCCATCTGCAGGAGCTCGACGCGCTGCGCGTGCCGGCGATTTCGCGGCCCGAACGCTACTATCTGTTCGCGGCGACCGGCGACGAAGTGCTCGACTACCGCGAGATGCTCGCCCATTACCCGGGCGCGAAAACCCGCGTGATCGAAGGCAGCGATCACGGGATCAGCGAATTTGCCGACTACGTCGACGACGTTCTCGCCTTTTGCGATCAAAAAACGTCTTGA
- a CDS encoding TlpA family protein disulfide reductase produces the protein MMMKRMLAVALVAAAAIGGGLAAGHWFRGGSADDGVAAATSATSGSSAAPAPSGSPVEQLWAAALTDVDGKPATLASFKGQKVVVNFWASWCGPCVQEMPELVALSHQYKEKGIRFIGIGVDSDQNVKNFLQKVKVDYPVFVSGYAGADLARNFGNTAGALPFTVVIDQTGKIRETKLGQIQPAELKKTLDAL, from the coding sequence ATGATGATGAAACGCATGTTGGCGGTGGCGCTCGTCGCGGCCGCGGCGATCGGCGGCGGGCTCGCCGCCGGCCATTGGTTCCGCGGCGGCAGCGCCGACGACGGTGTGGCGGCCGCCACATCGGCCACATCGGGCTCATCGGCCGCGCCGGCTCCGTCCGGCAGCCCGGTCGAGCAGCTGTGGGCCGCGGCGCTGACCGATGTAGACGGCAAGCCGGCGACGCTCGCGTCGTTCAAGGGCCAGAAGGTCGTGGTGAATTTCTGGGCATCGTGGTGCGGCCCGTGCGTCCAGGAGATGCCGGAACTCGTCGCGCTGTCGCATCAATATAAGGAGAAAGGCATCCGCTTCATCGGCATCGGCGTCGACTCCGACCAGAACGTGAAGAACTTCCTGCAGAAGGTGAAGGTCGACTATCCGGTATTCGTCAGCGGATATGCAGGTGCCGATCTGGCGCGTAATTTCGGCAATACGGCTGGTGCGCTGCCGTTCACTGTGGTCATCGACCAAACGGGCAAGATCCGCGAAACAAAATTGGGGCAAATCCAGCCCGCCGAGCTCAAAAAGACCCTCGACGCGTTGTGA
- a CDS encoding DUF3426 domain-containing protein: protein MLLATRCPHCETVFRLQQEQLTLHDGLVRCGHCRQVFDATRSLVPEPTVREAAGGTASVGTSPVEAAPGEATPIEATPVEAAPAEAAQVEATPVESAPIEAAPAEAAPAEAAPAEAAPVEAAPIEATPVESAQVEAAPIEAVPVESAPVGATPVDTAPLEAPQSASTPAASAPVDSAPPEPTPTAPALDEATPADAVSDTPSPTSPARLFTADLPAHAATDGNFRPAGWDMWAPWLDAGVDPSLLHNAHTIRAEPLVPVTRQETTDAGTVRQTGTPAPISTDAAERRVVEAAAWPAEPAAAPHDTDASTLPAAETDPREPRFIAPAQSIEQAGADPVDPTAPANADAHTHTHFPEPDDVPREPRFAFTPAPSDAAPDASHAAERGVAAAGEPANAPDDAQSAAKPPAQPAVPFPAALTEDDRPHFEVTRETRAPQRRGMLAGFFGGVVAATLGVLLFAQLAWWQRESVMIYWPVTQSWYRQACAALGCKVTPPRAIDGLRLNATDLRQLDGPRVLELKAPLTNRYRVALAYPSLELTLLDDTNHVTVRRVLAPRDYVRPGTPIDAGLPPGTTQTMVVRLDTNGASASNFRVQIFYP from the coding sequence ATGCTTCTTGCGACGCGCTGCCCTCATTGCGAAACCGTCTTCCGGCTGCAGCAGGAGCAGCTGACGCTGCATGACGGGCTGGTGCGCTGCGGACACTGCCGGCAGGTGTTCGACGCGACGCGCTCGCTCGTTCCCGAGCCGACGGTGAGGGAAGCGGCGGGTGGAACGGCTTCGGTTGGAACGAGTCCGGTTGAAGCGGCTCCGGGTGAAGCAACACCGATCGAAGCAACGCCGGTTGAGGCAGCGCCGGCCGAAGCAGCGCAGGTTGAAGCAACACCGGTCGAATCAGCTCCGATTGAAGCAGCGCCGGCCGAAGCAGCGCCGGCCGAAGCAGCGCCGGCCGAAGCAGCACCGGTCGAAGCGGCGCCGATTGAAGCAACGCCAGTCGAATCAGCGCAGGTTGAAGCGGCACCGATTGAAGCGGTGCCCGTCGAATCAGCTCCGGTTGGAGCAACGCCGGTCGATACGGCCCCGCTCGAAGCACCGCAGTCCGCATCAACGCCAGCCGCGTCGGCACCGGTCGACTCAGCACCGCCCGAACCAACGCCCACCGCACCAGCGCTGGACGAAGCAACACCGGCCGACGCCGTCAGCGACACGCCCTCCCCGACCTCACCGGCGCGGCTCTTCACCGCCGACCTGCCGGCGCACGCGGCGACGGATGGCAACTTCAGGCCTGCGGGCTGGGACATGTGGGCGCCGTGGCTCGACGCCGGCGTCGATCCGTCGCTGCTGCACAACGCGCACACCATTCGCGCCGAACCGCTCGTGCCGGTGACGCGGCAAGAAACCACGGACGCCGGCACCGTTCGCCAGACCGGCACGCCCGCGCCGATTTCGACGGATGCTGCCGAACGCCGCGTCGTCGAAGCGGCCGCATGGCCGGCCGAACCGGCTGCGGCACCGCACGACACCGACGCGTCTACCCTGCCAGCCGCAGAAACCGACCCACGCGAACCGCGCTTCATCGCACCTGCGCAATCGATCGAGCAAGCGGGCGCCGATCCCGTCGACCCGACCGCGCCCGCAAACGCGGACGCGCACACGCACACGCACTTTCCGGAACCCGACGACGTTCCCCGCGAACCGCGGTTCGCCTTTACGCCGGCGCCGTCCGACGCAGCGCCCGACGCCAGCCACGCTGCCGAGCGTGGCGTCGCGGCCGCGGGCGAACCTGCAAACGCGCCCGACGACGCCCAATCGGCGGCAAAGCCACCCGCCCAACCGGCCGTCCCGTTCCCCGCCGCACTCACCGAAGACGACCGCCCCCACTTCGAGGTGACGCGCGAGACCCGCGCGCCGCAACGACGCGGCATGCTCGCCGGTTTTTTCGGCGGCGTCGTCGCGGCCACGCTCGGCGTGCTGCTGTTCGCGCAGCTGGCGTGGTGGCAGCGCGAATCCGTGATGATCTACTGGCCGGTCACGCAGAGCTGGTACCGTCAGGCGTGCGCGGCGCTCGGCTGCAAGGTCACGCCGCCGCGCGCGATCGACGGGCTGCGGCTCAACGCGACCGACCTGCGCCAGCTCGACGGGCCGCGCGTGCTCGAGCTGAAGGCGCCGCTGACGAACCGCTATCGCGTCGCGCTCGCATACCCGTCGCTCGAGCTGACGCTGCTCGACGACACCAATCACGTCACCGTGCGCCGCGTGCTCGCGCCGCGCGACTACGTCCGCCCGGGCACGCCGATCGACGCAGGGCTACCGCCCGGCACGACGCAGACGATGGTCGTGCGGCTCGACACGAACGGCGCGAGCGCATCGAATTTCCGCGTCCAGATCTTCTATCCGTGA
- a CDS encoding RNB domain-containing ribonuclease produces MNVFFEESGSFKAGSVLSRQGDAFQVELPGGRRAKVRAKDVLIEFEKPAASELMQEADTAAQQIDLDFLWECAPAEEFAYTTLAAEYFGAGYGPVERAALVLRLHGSPVYFRRKGRGQYQRAPEEQLKMALASLERKRQQALVQAQYEEELKEGKLPQAFAGKVLALLTRPDKNSIEYKALEAAAGARGVSPARLMLDCGGIESARALHEARFLAEFFPHGTGFPPVAVGPLPDDLPRADVNAFSIDDITTTEIDDAFSVEHLADGRVRIGVHIAAPALGIVRGDAVDAIARARLSTVYMPGDKITMLPDDVVDVFTLKEGDYRPALSLYIIVDRDTQEIVANETRAELVYVKNNLRHNTLDELVNEETLAAGTGDYPHKDDIAVLWPLAQALFEKRQVARAGYGLKREVQRNTDYNFYVEGEHVTITPRRRGSPLDLIVSELAILANSTWGAFLHDHTVPGIYRSQRGFGAPGPKRTRMQTTAAPHEGLGVAQYAWSTSPLRRYVDLVNQWQLLACVQHGVTAKLAAPFKPKDADLYAVVQGFDDTYSAYADYQRRMEYFWCLRWLAQEQKKQVVASVVKGDLVRLEEIPLLLHVPGLGVHARGTRVLLEVMSLDELTIEASVRPLSVLDAPTVTSGDGADEEDDAEGEGGDDTLVDAQDASAESEAEALAESDGAVAEGGDAATGGEHESEPESAPGRAS; encoded by the coding sequence GTGAACGTTTTCTTCGAGGAATCGGGCAGTTTCAAGGCGGGCAGCGTGCTGTCGCGCCAGGGCGACGCGTTTCAGGTCGAGTTGCCCGGCGGGCGGCGCGCGAAGGTGCGCGCAAAGGACGTGCTGATCGAGTTCGAGAAGCCGGCCGCGAGCGAGCTGATGCAGGAAGCCGACACGGCCGCGCAGCAGATCGACCTCGACTTCCTGTGGGAATGCGCGCCGGCGGAGGAATTCGCCTATACGACGCTGGCCGCCGAATACTTCGGCGCGGGCTACGGCCCGGTCGAGCGCGCGGCGCTGGTGCTACGGCTGCACGGCTCGCCCGTGTACTTCCGCCGCAAAGGCCGCGGCCAATATCAGCGCGCGCCGGAAGAGCAGCTGAAGATGGCGCTCGCGTCGCTCGAGCGCAAGCGCCAGCAGGCGCTGGTGCAGGCGCAGTACGAAGAGGAGCTGAAGGAAGGCAAGCTGCCGCAAGCGTTCGCCGGCAAGGTGCTCGCGCTGCTGACGCGACCGGACAAGAATTCGATCGAATACAAGGCGCTCGAGGCGGCGGCCGGGGCGCGCGGCGTGTCGCCCGCGCGGCTGATGCTCGACTGCGGCGGCATCGAGTCCGCCCGCGCGCTGCACGAGGCGCGCTTTCTCGCCGAGTTCTTCCCGCACGGCACGGGCTTTCCGCCCGTCGCGGTCGGCCCGCTGCCGGACGACCTGCCGCGCGCGGACGTCAACGCGTTCTCGATCGACGACATCACGACGACCGAAATCGACGACGCGTTCTCGGTCGAGCATCTGGCAGACGGCCGCGTGCGGATCGGCGTACACATCGCGGCGCCGGCGCTGGGCATCGTGCGCGGCGACGCGGTCGACGCGATCGCGCGCGCGCGTCTGTCGACGGTCTACATGCCGGGCGACAAGATCACGATGCTGCCGGACGACGTGGTCGACGTCTTCACGCTAAAGGAGGGCGACTACCGCCCGGCGCTGTCGTTGTACATCATCGTCGATCGCGATACGCAGGAGATCGTCGCGAACGAGACGCGCGCCGAGCTCGTGTACGTGAAGAACAACCTGCGCCACAACACGCTCGACGAGCTGGTCAACGAGGAGACGCTCGCGGCCGGCACCGGCGATTACCCGCACAAGGACGACATCGCGGTGCTGTGGCCGCTCGCGCAGGCGCTGTTCGAGAAGCGCCAGGTCGCGCGCGCGGGCTACGGCCTGAAGCGCGAGGTGCAGCGCAATACCGACTACAACTTCTACGTCGAAGGCGAGCACGTGACGATCACGCCGCGCCGCCGCGGCTCGCCGCTCGACCTGATCGTGTCGGAGCTGGCGATCCTCGCGAACTCGACCTGGGGCGCGTTCCTGCACGATCACACGGTGCCGGGCATCTACCGCTCGCAGCGCGGCTTCGGCGCGCCGGGCCCGAAGCGCACGCGGATGCAGACGACGGCCGCGCCGCACGAAGGGCTCGGCGTCGCGCAGTATGCGTGGAGCACGTCGCCGCTGCGCCGCTACGTCGACCTCGTGAACCAGTGGCAGCTGCTCGCCTGCGTGCAGCACGGCGTCACCGCGAAGCTCGCCGCGCCGTTCAAGCCGAAGGACGCCGACCTGTACGCGGTCGTGCAGGGCTTCGACGACACCTATAGCGCCTACGCCGACTACCAGCGCCGGATGGAATACTTCTGGTGCCTGCGCTGGCTCGCGCAGGAGCAGAAGAAGCAGGTAGTCGCGAGCGTCGTGAAGGGCGATCTCGTGCGCCTCGAGGAAATTCCGCTGCTGCTGCACGTGCCGGGGCTGGGCGTGCATGCGCGCGGCACGCGCGTGCTGCTCGAGGTGATGTCGCTCGACGAGCTGACGATCGAGGCGTCGGTGCGGCCGCTGAGCGTGCTCGACGCGCCGACCGTGACGAGCGGCGATGGGGCCGACGAAGAAGACGACGCCGAAGGCGAAGGCGGCGACGACACGCTGGTCGACGCGCAGGATGCGTCGGCGGAATCGGAAGCCGAGGCGCTGGCCGAATCGGACGGCGCCGTGGCCGAAGGCGGCGACGCCGCAACCGGCGGCGAGCACGAAAGCGAGCCGGAAAGCGCACCGGGACGCGCATCATGA
- the accC gene encoding acetyl-CoA carboxylase biotin carboxylase subunit: MFEKILIANRGEIALRIQRACRELGVKTVVVYSEADKEAKYVRLADEAVCIGPAPSNLSYLNMPALISAAEVTDAEAIHPGYGFLSENADFAERVEQSGFTFIGPRPDTIRLMGDKVTAKQTMIKTGVPCVPGSEGALPDDPKEIVKIARAIGYPVIIKAAGGGGGRGMRVVHTEAALVNAVNMTREEAGRAFGNPQVYMEKFLENPRHIEIQVLSDAHKNAIWLGERDCSMQRRHQKVIEEAPAPGIPRRLIDRIGDRCADACKKMGYLGAGTFEFLYENNEFYFIEMNTRVQVEHPVSELITGVDIVQEQIRIAAGEKMALRQRDVQFRGHAIECRINAEDPFKFTPSPGRITSWHTPGGPGVRVDSHAYNGYFVPPNYDSMIGKLITYGATRDQAIRRMRIALSEMVVEGIQTNIPLHRELMIDSKFVEGGTSIHYLEHRLAQKQQVAPEEA; this comes from the coding sequence ATGTTTGAAAAAATCCTCATTGCCAACCGCGGTGAAATCGCGCTGCGCATTCAGCGCGCGTGCCGCGAGCTCGGCGTCAAGACGGTAGTCGTCTACTCGGAAGCCGACAAGGAAGCCAAGTACGTGCGCCTCGCGGACGAAGCCGTCTGTATCGGCCCGGCCCCGTCGAACCTCAGCTACCTGAACATGCCGGCGCTGATCAGCGCCGCGGAAGTCACCGACGCCGAAGCGATCCACCCCGGCTACGGCTTCCTGTCGGAAAACGCCGATTTCGCCGAACGCGTCGAGCAGTCGGGCTTCACGTTCATCGGCCCGCGCCCGGACACGATCCGCCTGATGGGCGACAAGGTCACGGCAAAGCAGACGATGATCAAGACCGGCGTGCCGTGCGTGCCGGGCTCGGAAGGCGCGTTGCCGGACGATCCGAAGGAGATCGTGAAGATTGCGCGCGCAATCGGCTATCCGGTCATCATCAAGGCGGCCGGCGGCGGCGGCGGACGCGGCATGCGCGTCGTGCACACCGAGGCCGCGCTCGTGAACGCGGTCAACATGACCCGCGAGGAGGCCGGCCGTGCGTTCGGCAACCCGCAGGTGTACATGGAGAAGTTCCTCGAGAACCCGCGCCACATCGAGATCCAGGTGCTGTCGGATGCGCACAAGAACGCGATTTGGCTCGGCGAGCGCGATTGCTCGATGCAGCGCCGTCACCAGAAGGTGATCGAGGAAGCGCCGGCGCCGGGCATTCCGCGCCGCCTGATCGACCGCATCGGCGACCGCTGCGCGGACGCTTGCAAGAAGATGGGCTATCTCGGCGCCGGCACGTTCGAATTCCTGTACGAAAACAACGAGTTCTACTTCATCGAGATGAACACGCGCGTGCAGGTCGAGCATCCGGTATCGGAGCTGATCACCGGCGTCGACATCGTGCAGGAACAGATCCGCATCGCGGCCGGCGAGAAGATGGCGCTGCGCCAGCGCGACGTGCAGTTCCGCGGACATGCGATCGAATGCCGGATCAACGCTGAAGATCCGTTCAAGTTCACGCCGTCGCCGGGCCGCATCACGTCGTGGCATACGCCGGGCGGGCCGGGCGTGCGCGTCGACTCGCATGCGTACAACGGCTATTTCGTGCCGCCGAACTACGACTCGATGATCGGCAAGCTGATCACCTACGGCGCGACGCGCGACCAGGCGATCCGCCGGATGCGGATCGCGCTGTCGGAAATGGTCGTCGAAGGCATCCAGACCAACATCCCGCTGCACCGCGAGTTGATGATCGATTCGAAGTTCGTCGAAGGCGGCACCAGCATCCACTACCTCGAACACCGGCTCGCGCAGAAGCAGCAGGTCGCACCGGAAGAAGCGTAA
- a CDS encoding UDP-N-acetylmuramate--alanine ligase, whose product MSRKPLVDPRRAREEIAQSAARLIAEDGLDYASAKRKAARQLFGDTRVAGEWLPDNDLIEEELREYIALFQSDTQPDELRRLREAALDWMRRLAEFNPYVTGAVLNGTANAHSDIHLQIFTDNPKDVAIYLLNQNVQYDVSETRHFAGRADVETLSFLWRPRRDMDAIGVHVALYASDDLRGAVKADARGRVARADAAALRALLEAGDAPSEPE is encoded by the coding sequence ATGTCTCGCAAACCTCTTGTCGATCCGCGGCGTGCCCGCGAGGAAATCGCCCAGTCCGCCGCCCGCCTGATCGCGGAGGACGGCCTCGATTACGCCAGCGCGAAGCGCAAGGCCGCCCGCCAGCTGTTCGGCGATACGCGCGTAGCGGGCGAATGGCTGCCCGATAACGACCTGATCGAAGAAGAACTGCGCGAATACATCGCGTTGTTCCAGAGCGATACGCAGCCCGACGAGCTGCGCCGGCTGCGCGAAGCGGCGCTCGACTGGATGCGCCGGCTCGCCGAATTCAATCCGTACGTGACGGGCGCGGTGCTGAACGGCACCGCGAACGCGCATTCGGACATCCATTTGCAGATATTCACCGACAACCCGAAGGACGTCGCCATCTACCTGCTGAACCAGAACGTTCAGTACGACGTGTCCGAGACCCGGCATTTCGCCGGTCGCGCCGACGTCGAGACGCTCAGCTTCCTGTGGCGCCCGCGGCGCGACATGGACGCCATCGGCGTGCACGTCGCGCTCTATGCGAGCGACGATCTGCGCGGCGCGGTCAAGGCCGACGCGCGCGGGCGCGTCGCGCGGGCCGACGCCGCCGCGTTGCGCGCGCTGCTCGAAGCCGGCGACGCGCCTTCCGAACCGGAATGA